One Phosphitispora fastidiosa DNA window includes the following coding sequences:
- a CDS encoding helix-turn-helix domain-containing protein, producing MDDYARRLVFGEGPPDFPPERLVQDTDLMVAHGIGISLVKNGISLPEGSHTHESYEFLLPYEMSHIRLEKQEFIPEKNFLYSINPYQAHGPARPINNCFFSAVMIDRALIRKVSRSISGKEDVFFSTKAKVPVTGFNELFRLFFSEANNKQQGYELILDSLAVQIVVNLLRRVQNSVSFPVREKNYYEKKNIKRAVEFLMESYDDGLSLSDLAKVANLSPYHFIRVFKAETGKTPFEYLLDIKIDKASQLLSAGGHSITQVCYMTGFNSLSHFITAFKRKTGMTPSQYRKRI from the coding sequence ATGGATGATTACGCAAGAAGGCTCGTCTTTGGTGAGGGTCCGCCGGATTTTCCACCCGAGCGCCTGGTTCAGGATACTGATTTAATGGTTGCCCATGGGATAGGAATTTCTCTGGTTAAAAACGGCATCAGCCTTCCCGAAGGGAGCCATACTCATGAGTCTTATGAATTTTTGCTGCCTTATGAGATGTCACACATAAGACTTGAAAAACAGGAGTTTATCCCTGAAAAGAATTTTTTGTATTCAATTAATCCATATCAAGCCCATGGGCCTGCAAGACCTATCAATAACTGTTTTTTTTCAGCTGTGATGATAGACCGCGCCTTAATTCGGAAAGTGTCTCGTTCCATAAGCGGCAAAGAAGATGTTTTTTTCAGCACTAAGGCTAAAGTGCCTGTTACCGGGTTTAATGAATTATTTAGGCTGTTTTTCTCTGAGGCCAATAATAAGCAGCAGGGTTATGAATTAATCCTGGACAGCCTGGCGGTACAGATTGTCGTTAATTTGCTCCGAAGGGTCCAGAATAGTGTTTCTTTCCCTGTGAGGGAAAAGAATTATTATGAGAAAAAAAACATTAAAAGGGCTGTGGAGTTTTTGATGGAATCCTATGATGATGGTCTGTCGTTAAGTGACCTGGCCAAGGTGGCAAATCTCAGTCCTTATCATTTTATAAGGGTATTTAAGGCGGAAACCGGAAAAACCCCCTTTGAATATCTGCTGGACATAAAAATTGACAAGGCATCGCAATTGCTTAGTGCGGGAGGCCATTCCATTACCCAGGTCTGCTACATGACCGGTTTCAACAGCCTGAGCCATTTTATTACGGCTTTCAAAAGGAAAACAGGAATGACCCCTTCACAATACCGCAAGAGAATATAG
- a CDS encoding S1C family serine protease: MIKLRERFSLLSVIILGFLMGAMFMAGGFAAYKFYFPPAVVAEDGNRAEPVKIGPADISQTVKNASPAVVNIESFAAQSSQRNPYMNDPLFREFFGRNFDYEPYPDISTGIGTGFIFDKSGLIITNEHVIHGASKIEVTISGFEKPLSAEVIGSDEELDLAVLKVSVNKELPVLQLGDSNKTEVGSWVIAIGNPYGLDHTVTVGVISAKGRPVQISDRMFKDLLQTDAAINPGNSGGPLLNTAGQVIGINTAVNASAQGIGFAIPVATVNEVLDELVNKGKVVKPYIGVYLQPMDKELADYFGSADTDGAIVAYVVPDSPAEKAGMRKGDIIIEIDKKKVKTPDDVTNNLKSAKIGANVVVQVFREGHTQFVTIKVGEKP; encoded by the coding sequence TTGATTAAGTTAAGAGAACGTTTCTCACTACTAAGTGTGATCATCCTTGGCTTTCTTATGGGAGCTATGTTTATGGCCGGTGGATTTGCTGCCTACAAGTTCTATTTCCCCCCGGCGGTGGTGGCAGAGGATGGTAATAGAGCGGAACCTGTAAAAATCGGGCCGGCAGACATTTCACAAACCGTTAAAAATGCCAGCCCTGCAGTTGTGAATATCGAGTCATTTGCTGCCCAGTCATCACAAAGGAATCCATATATGAATGACCCGTTATTCAGGGAATTTTTCGGCAGGAATTTTGACTACGAACCATATCCGGACATATCAACGGGAATCGGAACCGGTTTTATCTTTGACAAGAGTGGCCTTATCATTACAAATGAACACGTAATCCATGGGGCTTCTAAAATTGAAGTTACCATCTCCGGATTTGAGAAGCCTTTAAGTGCAGAAGTGATCGGCTCTGACGAGGAACTGGACCTGGCTGTGCTCAAGGTATCTGTTAACAAGGAATTGCCTGTTTTGCAACTGGGTGATTCCAATAAAACCGAAGTCGGAAGCTGGGTAATCGCTATCGGGAACCCCTATGGTCTTGACCATACCGTTACTGTCGGAGTTATCAGCGCTAAAGGACGCCCGGTACAAATATCTGACCGCATGTTCAAAGACCTCTTGCAGACAGATGCCGCCATCAATCCCGGCAACAGCGGAGGTCCCCTTCTCAATACAGCCGGCCAGGTAATCGGAATTAATACCGCAGTTAACGCCTCTGCCCAAGGGATTGGATTTGCTATTCCAGTAGCTACAGTTAACGAAGTTCTTGATGAACTGGTAAATAAAGGTAAGGTTGTCAAGCCCTATATCGGTGTCTATCTCCAGCCTATGGATAAAGAACTGGCCGACTATTTCGGCTCCGCTGATACCGATGGAGCCATTGTCGCCTACGTGGTTCCCGACAGCCCTGCAGAAAAGGCCGGAATGCGCAAAGGAGACATCATCATTGAAATAGATAAGAAAAAGGTGAAAACACCTGATGATGTCACAAATAACTTAAAAAGCGCTAAAATCGGAGCTAATGTTGTTGTTCAGGTATTCAGGGAAGGACATACACAGTTTGTAACTATAAAAGTCGGAGAAAAGCCCTAA
- a CDS encoding DMT family transporter, protein MESNDIEEGVSKQSLLGTGLVIVSAASFGLMAIFVKYAYAVNLNILTLLSLRFATAAAVMWLIVLWRKENYRIGRKQVLYLAGIGAVAYGLQSTFFFNAVRLTSASMAGILLYLYPVIVTLISAGLGDEKFTWRKMVSLFVSLSGLVLVVGLSLENLNMAGVLFGLGAAVVYSVYLIVGNRVLSQNNPLIVSVYIITAAALVFNIIGWTTGQVELDIGLRGWISILGLSLVSTVVAILTLFKGMKLVGPSKASIISTFEPVVTVVVAYVIFGENLLPIQLAGGVLILAAVLMIQWDG, encoded by the coding sequence ATGGAAAGCAATGACATTGAAGAAGGCGTATCAAAACAAAGCCTGCTGGGGACAGGTCTCGTTATTGTTTCTGCCGCCAGTTTTGGCTTGATGGCGATATTTGTAAAGTATGCTTATGCTGTTAATTTAAATATATTAACCCTCCTCAGCCTTCGCTTCGCCACTGCCGCAGCGGTTATGTGGCTGATAGTGCTGTGGCGCAAAGAAAATTACCGGATTGGCAGAAAACAGGTATTATATCTGGCCGGCATTGGTGCTGTTGCCTATGGGCTGCAGTCAACGTTCTTCTTTAATGCGGTCAGGCTTACCTCGGCATCAATGGCAGGAATACTTTTATACCTGTACCCGGTTATTGTTACTTTGATATCAGCCGGATTGGGTGATGAGAAGTTCACCTGGAGGAAGATGGTATCGTTATTTGTCAGCTTGAGCGGATTGGTATTGGTTGTGGGACTGTCGCTGGAAAACCTGAATATGGCCGGTGTCCTGTTTGGACTGGGAGCGGCGGTTGTCTATTCTGTTTATCTGATTGTGGGAAACCGTGTTTTATCACAAAATAACCCCCTGATAGTATCAGTATATATTATAACTGCAGCAGCGCTGGTATTTAATATTATCGGTTGGACCACAGGTCAGGTTGAACTGGATATCGGTTTAAGAGGCTGGATATCCATCTTAGGACTGTCCCTTGTTTCAACAGTTGTGGCAATTCTGACTCTCTTTAAGGGGATGAAGCTGGTCGGGCCTTCGAAAGCTTCTATTATCAGCACCTTTGAGCCGGTAGTAACAGTAGTGGTAGCTTATGTCATCTTTGGTGAAAACCTGCTGCCGATCCAGCTTGCCGGGGGTGTTCTGATCCTGGCAGCCGTACTTATGATTCAGTGGGATGGCTGA
- a CDS encoding SLAC1 anion channel family protein, whose product MEKGMRYFPVGLFASVMGLCGLSIAYQRYEEVFHLRLGIGFPLLLLAYVVFIVVTGAYLLKLVKYFPDVVNEFNHPVKANFFPAFSISLLLLSIGTMDYQQTAAHYLWLVGATVHILFTIVIISRWINHKYELVQSNPAWFIPVVGNLIVPIAGVNFAHHEICWFFFSLGLFFWIILFTVIFYRIIFNEQLPQQILPTLFILIAPPAVAFISYTKLTGQIDSFARVLLYVAWFFVILLLSMARNFVKINFFVSWWAYTFPLCAVTIASTLAYKMLKVQMFGWVATGLLALTSIVVFTVLFRTLSAFKQNKVCVRDM is encoded by the coding sequence GTGGAAAAAGGAATGCGGTATTTTCCAGTTGGATTGTTTGCCAGCGTAATGGGACTTTGTGGCTTATCGATTGCTTACCAACGCTATGAAGAGGTTTTTCATTTAAGGCTCGGCATAGGTTTTCCTCTGCTGTTGTTAGCTTATGTTGTATTCATTGTTGTTACAGGTGCCTACCTTTTGAAATTGGTTAAATATTTTCCCGATGTGGTAAATGAATTTAACCACCCTGTTAAAGCCAACTTCTTCCCAGCCTTTTCGATAAGCCTCCTGTTATTGAGCATCGGAACGATGGATTATCAACAAACTGCAGCTCATTATCTTTGGTTAGTTGGGGCCACAGTACATATATTATTTACTATTGTTATCATTTCCCGATGGATTAACCATAAATACGAATTAGTTCAATCTAATCCTGCATGGTTTATACCGGTGGTGGGTAACCTGATAGTTCCAATAGCGGGGGTAAATTTCGCTCATCACGAAATATGCTGGTTCTTCTTCAGCCTTGGTTTATTCTTTTGGATTATTTTATTTACTGTAATCTTCTACAGAATCATTTTTAATGAGCAGCTGCCTCAACAAATACTGCCTACTTTGTTTATTTTAATTGCACCACCTGCGGTAGCTTTTATTTCTTATACCAAATTAACAGGTCAAATTGACAGCTTTGCCCGTGTATTACTTTATGTTGCCTGGTTTTTTGTAATTTTGCTCTTATCGATGGCCAGAAACTTCGTAAAGATAAATTTCTTTGTATCCTGGTGGGCCTATACATTTCCTTTGTGTGCAGTTACTATTGCCAGTACCCTGGCATACAAAATGCTTAAAGTGCAGATGTTCGGCTGGGTAGCTACAGGTTTATTGGCGTTAACTTCCATAGTAGTTTTTACGGTATTATTCAGAACATTATCTGCATTTAAACAAAATAAAGTCTGTGTTCGTGATATGTAA
- a CDS encoding cobalamin B12-binding domain-containing protein, whose protein sequence is MASPEREKELFAVLKQGVIDYDEDAVREAARNAVDEGIDAYTAVFEGLVEGMNEVGRLYEEQEYFVPEILMCADALYAGLEILRPHIAKKDMGLKGTVVMGVVQGDVHDIGKNIVKMMFDVAGFDVHDLGRDVPLEKFVAEQLETDSELVCLSAMMTTTMVGMKDVIARIKEKNPNCKIMIGGAPVSEDLADKWGADGFAKDANNALKEALQMVASLKDMKKS, encoded by the coding sequence ATGGCATCTCCAGAAAGAGAAAAAGAGTTGTTTGCGGTTTTGAAACAGGGGGTTATAGATTATGACGAGGATGCGGTAAGAGAAGCCGCCCGGAATGCAGTTGATGAAGGCATTGATGCTTATACAGCAGTATTTGAAGGTCTTGTTGAAGGAATGAACGAAGTTGGGAGGCTGTACGAAGAGCAGGAGTATTTTGTGCCCGAGATATTAATGTGTGCCGATGCCTTGTACGCCGGACTGGAGATTCTGAGACCCCATATTGCGAAAAAGGATATGGGTCTCAAAGGTACAGTTGTAATGGGGGTTGTGCAGGGCGATGTTCATGACATTGGCAAAAACATTGTTAAGATGATGTTTGATGTGGCCGGGTTTGATGTTCATGACCTTGGTCGGGATGTTCCACTGGAAAAATTTGTTGCAGAACAATTGGAGACCGATTCCGAACTGGTTTGTCTTTCTGCCATGATGACTACAACTATGGTAGGGATGAAAGACGTCATAGCCAGAATTAAGGAGAAAAACCCTAACTGTAAGATTATGATAGGTGGCGCTCCAGTCTCCGAAGACCTTGCCGATAAATGGGGAGCTGACGGTTTTGCTAAAGATGCCAACAACGCGTTGAAAGAAGCGCTGCAAATGGTGGCTTCTTTAAAAGATATGAAAAAAAGCTAA
- the trxB gene encoding thioredoxin-disulfide reductase — translation MSTSEVRLAVVHSGDPNURPCEMALEAAKKIKEKFGELIFLEEYLTDSDEGRAFNVTTSSNIFVNGQLVAMGIWLDQDKFTKYIQEIVGETKQIKKDVVRHAGYDVVIIGGGPAGLTAGIYCARARLKTVLLDGAGLGGQVMTTDNIENYPGFVGAGSGELIKNMEGQARRFGLEIQTFKRVNQIQLTGSDKEVRAGDEIYSAKAVILATGLKTAELGIPRETELRGQGVSYCAVCDANYFIGKRVAVVGGGDTAVEEALYLSKFASQVYLIHRRNELRAAKILQETAFQNEKISFLLSHIIQGLVGSNFLEGVKVQNLETGDTSRLEVDGLFIAIGSRPHTSFLKDIVALDEHGHVIVNDKMQTSVPGIYAAGDIRVTPLRQVSTAVGDGAIAAISAERYITENRKEE, via the coding sequence ATGTCAACATCAGAAGTTAGGCTTGCCGTAGTTCACAGCGGAGATCCCAACTGAAGACCGTGTGAAATGGCGCTGGAAGCTGCCAAAAAAATCAAAGAGAAATTTGGTGAACTAATCTTCCTCGAAGAATATCTGACTGATTCGGATGAGGGCAGAGCATTTAATGTTACGACATCTTCAAATATTTTCGTCAATGGTCAACTTGTGGCTATGGGTATATGGCTGGATCAGGACAAGTTCACCAAGTACATTCAGGAAATCGTTGGCGAAACCAAACAAATAAAAAAAGATGTGGTCAGGCATGCAGGCTATGATGTGGTTATTATCGGCGGCGGACCTGCCGGATTAACTGCGGGAATCTATTGTGCCCGGGCCAGACTCAAAACCGTATTGTTAGACGGGGCCGGTCTTGGCGGACAGGTTATGACCACTGACAACATCGAAAATTATCCGGGATTTGTGGGTGCTGGCAGCGGGGAGCTAATTAAAAATATGGAAGGGCAGGCCAGAAGGTTCGGGCTGGAAATACAAACATTCAAAAGGGTTAACCAAATACAGTTAACCGGATCGGACAAAGAAGTTCGTGCCGGTGATGAAATCTATTCAGCCAAGGCTGTAATTCTAGCCACCGGACTCAAGACTGCTGAACTGGGTATTCCCAGGGAAACGGAACTCAGGGGTCAAGGGGTATCTTACTGTGCAGTCTGTGATGCCAATTACTTTATTGGTAAAAGAGTTGCCGTTGTTGGCGGAGGGGATACCGCAGTTGAGGAAGCCCTTTATTTGTCCAAGTTTGCTTCTCAGGTTTATTTAATCCACAGGCGCAATGAGCTGCGCGCAGCTAAAATACTCCAGGAGACAGCCTTTCAAAACGAAAAGATCAGCTTTTTACTCAGTCACATTATCCAAGGCTTGGTTGGCAGCAACTTCCTTGAAGGGGTTAAGGTGCAGAATTTAGAAACAGGAGACACCTCCCGACTTGAGGTGGATGGTCTGTTTATTGCAATAGGCTCTCGGCCTCACACCTCCTTTTTGAAGGATATTGTTGCTTTGGACGAGCATGGGCACGTGATAGTTAATGATAAAATGCAAACTTCGGTTCCCGGTATTTATGCTGCAGGAGATATAAGGGTTACGCCCCTCAGACAGGTATCCACGGCAGTTGGAGACGGAGCAATCGCTGCCATTTCCGCTGAAAGGTACATAACCGAAAACAGAAAGGAGGAGTAG
- a CDS encoding uroporphyrinogen decarboxylase family protein: protein MKIPEDRMTPKERIGSLLQGKPIDRVPCVPVILNGCCTAAGYTVKEMTLDGEKFGKANVATYRKYGYDMICLLDATATTAEAAGTKLCYPDNAPAYVEDPLIKSVDDVKKLRPLDPTKDGRLNNYLVATEYCVSEVGSEVFVGTLFAGPFTTAACLRGTETLVRDCYKNKDLVHQLVRWSTDVTIVFLEEVIKRGGVPVLCEPVGTGSILSLKMFTEYIEPYFKEIHEFIKSKGLPVLDHICGDCMPILESWMRTEPTVLSVDRVDIGEVSQRVGDRVGVMGNVTPGKTLFMGTPESVDAEVKEVMDKAGKNPCGFVLASGCEVPVGTPPENITAMMNAARKYGQHPLT, encoded by the coding sequence ATGAAAATTCCAGAAGACAGAATGACTCCTAAGGAAAGAATTGGTTCATTACTGCAGGGCAAACCAATTGACCGTGTGCCTTGCGTTCCGGTAATCTTGAATGGCTGCTGTACCGCAGCCGGGTATACGGTTAAAGAAATGACTCTCGATGGTGAGAAGTTTGGCAAGGCCAATGTAGCCACTTACAGGAAGTACGGATATGACATGATATGCCTTCTTGATGCTACAGCAACGACCGCTGAAGCCGCCGGAACAAAATTGTGTTACCCCGACAACGCTCCGGCTTATGTTGAAGACCCTTTAATAAAGTCTGTAGATGATGTGAAAAAACTGCGGCCATTAGACCCGACAAAGGATGGAAGGCTTAATAATTACCTGGTAGCAACGGAATATTGTGTTTCTGAAGTTGGCAGCGAAGTATTTGTAGGCACTTTATTTGCCGGACCTTTCACAACTGCAGCTTGCTTGAGAGGTACTGAGACTCTTGTTAGGGACTGTTACAAAAACAAGGATTTGGTGCACCAACTTGTAAGATGGTCTACTGATGTCACCATCGTGTTTTTGGAGGAGGTAATAAAACGGGGTGGTGTTCCGGTCCTTTGTGAACCGGTGGGTACAGGCAGCATCCTTAGTCTGAAAATGTTTACTGAATATATTGAACCCTACTTTAAAGAAATTCATGAATTCATTAAATCTAAAGGTTTACCCGTGTTAGACCATATCTGTGGTGACTGTATGCCTATCCTGGAATCCTGGATGCGAACCGAACCGACAGTTCTAAGTGTTGACAGGGTAGATATTGGTGAAGTATCACAGCGTGTGGGTGACAGAGTAGGAGTTATGGGAAATGTTACTCCTGGTAAAACACTGTTCATGGGTACCCCTGAAAGTGTAGACGCCGAGGTTAAAGAAGTTATGGACAAGGCTGGTAAAAACCCATGCGGCTTTGTATTGGCATCCGGCTGTGAGGTTCCGGTGGGAACACCTCCGGAAAATATTACTGCCATGATGAATGCTGCCAGAAAATACGGGCAGCACCCATTAACTTAG
- a CDS encoding ArsR/SmtB family transcription factor, protein MKAHKYFNSLILEVILMIQAESDMLKMLAKFMKTIGDANRLKIIWVIGKEERSVSEIINETDLSQTLVSFHLKILRESDIVETKRLGAFIYYSLGNPELIDLLSACGEYVYKNTGEIEPGFVWPFPLWFNKKS, encoded by the coding sequence ATGAAAGCACATAAATATTTCAATTCGCTGATACTTGAGGTGATTCTTATGATACAGGCAGAAAGTGACATGCTAAAGATGCTTGCCAAATTCATGAAGACAATTGGTGATGCCAACAGATTAAAAATAATTTGGGTGATAGGGAAAGAAGAACGTTCAGTATCGGAGATTATCAACGAAACAGACCTTTCACAAACACTGGTGTCTTTTCATTTGAAAATTTTGCGTGAGTCAGACATTGTTGAGACAAAGCGACTTGGAGCTTTTATCTATTACAGTCTGGGGAACCCTGAATTAATAGACCTTCTTTCTGCTTGTGGGGAATACGTTTATAAAAACACAGGTGAAATAGAACCTGGTTTTGTCTGGCCATTTCCCCTGTGGTTTAATAAAAAATCTTGA
- the sigK gene encoding RNA polymerase sporulation sigma factor SigK, which yields MVPELAVLAAFSFIKGLLLLVSYITNNTFPQPLSEEEESKYLDLLAEGDEHARNVLTERNLRLVAHIVKKFDSTGEDNDDLISIGTIGLIKAINTYDKGKGTRLATYAARCIENEILMHLRAIKKNRVEVSLYDSIGVDKEGNEISLIDVLGTDAEVVTDLVESNFEQQRLIEKVLRLNKREKNVLQLRFGLFNGIKKTQKEIARKLGISRSYVSRIEKRALNKLTKEFKAEGY from the coding sequence ATGGTACCGGAACTTGCGGTGCTAGCCGCTTTTTCGTTTATTAAAGGGTTGTTGTTACTGGTCTCCTACATCACCAACAACACTTTTCCACAGCCCTTAAGTGAGGAAGAGGAGTCAAAGTATCTTGACCTGTTGGCAGAGGGTGATGAGCATGCGCGGAATGTCCTGACAGAGCGTAACCTGCGTCTGGTGGCACATATCGTCAAAAAGTTTGACAGCACAGGGGAGGACAATGATGACCTGATATCCATCGGTACCATAGGCCTGATTAAGGCCATAAACACCTACGACAAGGGCAAGGGAACCCGTCTGGCAACTTATGCTGCGCGGTGTATTGAAAATGAAATCCTAATGCATTTGAGAGCCATTAAGAAAAACCGCGTTGAGGTCTCACTCTATGATTCCATAGGAGTTGACAAGGAAGGCAATGAAATTAGTCTGATTGATGTACTGGGCACTGACGCGGAAGTTGTGACAGACCTTGTTGAAAGTAACTTTGAACAGCAGAGATTGATTGAAAAGGTATTGCGGCTGAACAAGAGAGAAAAAAATGTACTGCAGCTGCGGTTCGGACTGTTTAACGGCATCAAGAAGACGCAGAAGGAAATCGCCCGGAAACTGGGTATTTCCAGGTCTTATGTAAGCAGAATAGAGAAAAGGGCTTTGAACAAGCTGACAAAAGAATTTAAGGCTGAAGGGTATTAG
- a CDS encoding S-adenosylmethionine decarboxylase: protein MNHFVMDAFNGYRSRLDDITLVHEFLEEMPVKLGLKTAMPPFILPYYNGVIPEDCGISAFVFLAGGHFTIHTFSFREAYYVDMVSVEPFDAEKLERIIRETFPAERTSSYLLERERTESYPETIEVNEELDFGPHLFLDFEDYNGPKTMDQLFSVFDTLPFEIGMTPIMRPYVTRNFVEGEPVTSIMTMIAESHISLHYFEKTGRAYLDLFSCRFFDYEEVIGKLKQVFHSNVVNETLISRGSKYHQFKKVAAPQAWDAGSWVRNVYRRQSAQ, encoded by the coding sequence ATGAACCATTTTGTGATGGATGCTTTTAACGGATATCGTTCCCGGCTTGATGACATTACCCTGGTTCATGAGTTCCTGGAGGAAATGCCCGTAAAACTGGGATTGAAAACCGCTATGCCTCCCTTCATCCTGCCTTACTATAATGGTGTTATTCCGGAAGACTGCGGGATCAGCGCTTTTGTTTTTCTGGCAGGGGGTCACTTTACTATCCACACATTTTCCTTCCGTGAAGCCTATTATGTGGATATGGTTTCTGTTGAACCATTTGATGCTGAGAAACTGGAACGGATAATCAGGGAAACCTTTCCTGCTGAGAGAACGTCTTCTTATCTGCTGGAGAGGGAGAGAACTGAGAGTTACCCTGAGACTATTGAAGTTAACGAGGAATTGGATTTCGGACCACATCTTTTTCTTGATTTCGAGGACTATAATGGGCCCAAAACCATGGATCAGTTGTTTAGTGTCTTTGATACCCTTCCCTTCGAAATTGGGATGACTCCAATCATGCGCCCATATGTGACCCGGAATTTTGTGGAGGGCGAACCTGTTACCTCAATAATGACTATGATTGCAGAGAGCCATATCAGTCTTCATTATTTTGAGAAGACGGGAAGGGCATATCTGGATCTTTTTTCCTGCCGGTTCTTTGATTATGAAGAAGTAATTGGAAAGCTAAAGCAGGTTTTTCATAGTAATGTTGTTAATGAAACACTTATTTCACGAGGCAGTAAGTATCATCAGTTCAAGAAGGTTGCTGCTCCTCAGGCTTGGGATGCGGGGTCCTGGGTGAGAAATGTTTACCGGCGCCAATCGGCCCAATAA